The Oscillatoria sp. FACHB-1406 genome segment TCAAAAGTGCATTGAAGAGGGGTTCGCGCCGGATTATGTCGTCGGGATGGAATCTCGAGGATTTCTGTTCGCTCCGGCTTTAGCTTATCAACTCGGTGCGGGGTTCGTGCCGGTGAGAAAACCGGGAAAACTGCCTGCTGAGGTGCATAGTATTGAGTACGATCTTGAATATGGTAGCGATCGCTTGGAAGTGCATCAAGATGCGTTCGAGAAGGGCGCTCGCATTTTAATCGTCGATGATTTAATTGCGACAGGCGGCACGGCTAAAGCAACAGCGGAGTTGATCCAACAAATGGGGGCAGAAGTCGTCGGTTTTGCCTTTATCATTGAGTTAAAAGATTTAGGGGCGCGATCGCTCTTGCCGGATGTACCGATTGTGACTTTGATCGAATATTAGTGCTATTTTAGCCTCCCAAACAACGCTATTTAAGGCTGTAGGTTTGGGAGGAGTTGGATCGATCCCTTAATCCCTCAACTGCTCGCAGTTTATCGAGAGCGGAGCGGCTAAAGAATTTTCAAGCTTTCCGGCTGACAAATCCATGATCTCCCATAATTTTCTGAACAATGCAGTTAATGAAGTTAGCTTCCTAAGCATTTTTGGGTTTTCGCTACTAGGGCTAATCGCCTATGGAGTTTTGAAAGTTTACGGAGGTAATAGCAACGAGCGTGTGAGCCATCCCCCCTCCAACGCTCCCCAGCAGAAGCGCGATCGCCGAACCAACAATTGGTTCTTGTGGGTACAAATCAGTTTTGCGATCGCTTTTTTCAGCATCTATGCGTATTTAATTCTGAGTCAAACTACCTTTGCTGGCATGGATAATAGCATTCTAACCCTGTTTTCAGTCAGGGGCAATCGCTATTTTATGCCGATCTGGGGCGCTTCAGGTCGATTTTTTCCCTTGGGGCATCAAGAGTTTAACATCGTTCGTCTCTTTAGTAAAACACCTTTCAGCTATCACTTATTTGCAGTCTTGCAACTTCTCATTTTTTTGCCCGTTACCTTTATCTTTTTGAGAAGATGTCAGATCGGTTATCGGCTACCACTTTTATTGATAGTGACGACCGCACCCAGTTTCGTAATTCCTTTTTTTGGGCTAGTCTATCCCGAAAGAAATATAATTTTTTTTCTCATCTTTTTTTTCCTATTTTTGAACGAGTTCAACATCTCAAAATCTCGCTGGTCATTTTGTGGGGCATTAATAGCAGCGCAGTTTACTCTCTATTATAAAGAACCCGTATTTATTCTGATAAGCAGTTTTGCTTTAAGTCGTCTCCTGCTCAACTTTCCATCTCAAGAAAAAAGCTATAGCTGCCGAAAGATGCTTAATTTTGCAAAGCAGCAATGGTTAGATTCTTCCTTAATTATTTTATCGTTAATTTATATCCTGTTATATGCGATCGTAACGATTCCGAACTTAGGAACACCTTACGCAGCAGATATAGTTGCTCGTAACACAGAACTAATGGTTCTAGGGACTTATCTTGAATATAACCCCTTGCTCCTCATTTTTGGATTAGTATTTATTGTAAGAATTGCTAATGTAGCGATCGCGAAAAAAGCGTTCGATCGCTTCTGGGATCCCTTGGCATTGGGAACACTTTTGTATGGATTGGCTTATATTAAGCTTAAGCTCATCAGTATGTACTACATGGCTCCCGTTGACTTTTTGGGAATTTTGTATCTCGGATGGGTTTGCAATAAGCTGCTAAAAACCAGCACAAAAAAAATAAGTTTAATTTTGTTCGGAATTATTTTTATCGGAATATTTATCAGGAACTTAAGTATTTCTTCTTCGGAAATACTGAATTCAAAGAAGTATGAAGAAAGCAATATACAGCTAGTTGAATTTCTTAAAAACTATTCATCTCAAAATCGAAACAGAGATTCAGTAAGTTTATTATTTCCATCCAATAGCAACTATGAAGTCATGGAATTTTCCTCATTTATGGATTATCAAGGTTTAAAACTGCACCCTCGTAATTATCACAAAATGAAAGCTATCGAGCGCGAGCGGAGCGCTTGGGTTGTAAAAACGCAGAAACCTCTAAAAGAGGATAAGTGTATGTTGTATGCACCCTACAAATGCTATTATTTTAGCGCTCCGGAACCCGGCAATCTCATGGTCTTTTTGCCCAAATATAACGGTACGGCTAACGGGCGCAACATTGACCGCATTAAGAACGAGTCAGAGATGATATTTCAGTATCAGCCCAGTTTTTCAGCTTTAGAGAAAGTTCTTCGCTACTGGGCTGGGCCTCGTCGGATTGCTAAAGACTGGATGAATCTTTATGTGTTTAAAGTAGACTAAGGCGGGGTCGGGCAGGCCGAAAAATTTACCCCTAAAGCTATACAGTTATAAACGTTGAGCCTGCTTCCTAATTTCAATTCTAATGATTACCGTCGCATTACCCAAAGGCGCTCTGTTAAAAGATACCATTCATCTCTTCCAAAAGATCGGCCTCGACTTCAGTGCCTTCCTCGATTCGGGCAATCGCCTGCTTCAAATTTCCGATCCTACTGATACCGCTAAAGCGTTGCTCGTGAGAGCGCAGGATGTCCCCGTCTATGTCGAGTACGGACAAGCTCAGTTGGGAGTTGTGGGCTACGACGTACTGCGAGAAAAGTCCCCTCAAGTAGCCCAACTGGCAGATCTCAAATTTGGTAACTGTCGGCTGTCGGTAGCTGTTCCCACCACCAGTCCTTACCAACGCTCTTTTCAGCTTCCTCCTCACGGGCGCGTCGCCTCAAAGTTCGTTCACTGCGCCCGCGAGTATTTTCGCGCGCTAGACCTCCCGATTGAAATTATTCCGCTCTATGGGTCGGTAGAGTTGGGGCCGATTACGGGAATGTCTGAGGCGATTGTCGATTTAGTCTCTACTGGGCGCACCCTTAAAGAAAATGGTTTGGTGGAAATTGATGTTCTGTTTGAGAGTACCGCCCATCTCGTTGCTCATCCTTCGAGCTACCGTCTGAATACCGATGGTCTCCACGACTGGGTGGAGCGATTGCGCGACGCGATTTAAGGAGTAGCTCTACGGGCAGATTTTGCTCTCTGCCTTTAGCCTCCCATAGGCTCGCTGTCCCACAAATCGGCTCGGGTGTAGATTTTAGTCAATAAATCTTGACTTTTGGAGACGTAAGCCCTTCAACTCCTTTAAAGAGTTTTAAACTTTTTTTGCTGCTTTCACAGTGTTTTCACAAGGAACTGTCATACTTAATTACAGTGTGCAGATGATAGGTGTGCAGACATTCAACCCCACTCCCTTCCAGGAGTTGGGGCTTTTTTTTTCGCACTCTCCCCGCTCGATGGCTAGTAAAAACGCTGAATCTATAAATAAGGTTTACAATTAAATCTGGTAATTGTACTTAATTTTTGGCTAAGTTGCCCGCGATCGCGTTCCAATGTGACTAAATTTTTGAGGGGTAAGGGAAATCTACATAAATTATTAAATTCCTGATGAAGTTTAAAAATTTTACTGGAACTTTCACAATGTTTTCACGAGCCTATGTAATACTGATTTCAGTGTGCAGATGATAGGTGTATAAAACATTCAACCCCAACTCGCTTTAGAGTTGGGTATTTTTTTGGAGATACAAGGGCATGAGACGGCACTTAAAGCGTCTTGCCCCGTTTGACCTATTTACTGCTGTAGTAAAATGCGATCTCCTTGTCTTTAAGCGGGGCAAACTCGGCATCGAGCAGCATTTGGTTCAACTCATCTTGGGGGATATGCTTTGCACCGATGCGCACGATCCGCGATCGCATCGTGTTGGAAACGCCGCTGCGCTGCCGTCCGGCTTCAAATCCCATCACGCGCTGGTAGAGTTCGAGTTTGGCGCTTGGAATGGGGGAACCGTCGAAGTCGATTCCTTGTTCGATCGCGCGATCGATAGCATCGGCACCCTTGGTACTTTCAGAAGACATACGATTCAATCTCTCAAAAATTCAACCCGACCATTTTAGCGCGTCGCTTCGGGAACAAAACCAGGACGAATTGCTACACTAAAACATCAACTTGTTAAATAATCCAGGCTCGATCGTGTTGAAAGTCTTTGTATGTCGTCTCGCTGCGGTTGGGATGGTTGCTGGTTTGAGTGGGATTGTCCTTCCCAGTGCCAATCTCCCCGCAGTCGCGCAGTCTTCCCCAAGCGTCCAACCCCAAGCAACCTCACCCTTGCATGGCGAATGGCGCTTTAACGGGCCTACTCCCGAAGAATCGATCTCGCTGCTATTCTCTCCAGACGATAAGCTCTATTTCATTCTGCCGGATGGTGAAGGCTCTCAAATCGCCATTCAAATGAAATATAGCGCGCAATTTGACACCCAACCCAGCAGCCTCGATGTGATGGCTAGTGCTGAAGATAAAGCGCTGACGGTGTTCGAGCTAACCCCAGACGGGAAACTCCGCATTGATTTAGACGTGAGTCCGGGAGATTCTAGGCCTGAAAAAGTTGGGGAAAATGCGATCGCGTTCGAGCGCGTCTCCAACGCAACGCGCCCTCCAACTGATTTGCAAGTTATCGATCTGACCGCCGCCCCAGCTAAGACTGATGTTCCCGTACAGTTCATTAGCATTATTTTGAGCGGTCAAAGCGATTTTTATCGTAAAAATGGCAAATTTGCCGCTAGCGTCGAAGAATTGGGCTTAGCGACGGATTTAGAGACAGAAGAGTATCGCTATCAGCTTCAACCGGAGAGAGATAGCAGCAACAATACGATTGTTACTGCTACCCCAAAAGTGGAAGGACTTCCGAGTTATGCAGGCGCTATTTTTACCTCTGAGGATAAGGGAACTTCAACGGGGGGCATTTGTCGCAGCGATCTTCCTTCAACTACGCCGCCCTTACCCCTCAGTCTTAATCGCGAAACGGAAACCCTTGAATGTCCATCGGGTTCGAGTTTATTGAAATAA includes the following:
- the hisG gene encoding ATP phosphoribosyltransferase, which produces MITVALPKGALLKDTIHLFQKIGLDFSAFLDSGNRLLQISDPTDTAKALLVRAQDVPVYVEYGQAQLGVVGYDVLREKSPQVAQLADLKFGNCRLSVAVPTTSPYQRSFQLPPHGRVASKFVHCAREYFRALDLPIEIIPLYGSVELGPITGMSEAIVDLVSTGRTLKENGLVEIDVLFESTAHLVAHPSSYRLNTDGLHDWVERLRDAI
- a CDS encoding DUF4090 family protein, with the translated sequence MSSESTKGADAIDRAIEQGIDFDGSPIPSAKLELYQRVMGFEAGRQRSGVSNTMRSRIVRIGAKHIPQDELNQMLLDAEFAPLKDKEIAFYYSSK
- a CDS encoding adenine phosphoribosyltransferase, encoding MDLKSLVRNIPDFPKPGIQFRDITTLLRDPQGLRHTLDTLHQKCIEEGFAPDYVVGMESRGFLFAPALAYQLGAGFVPVRKPGKLPAEVHSIEYDLEYGSDRLEVHQDAFEKGARILIVDDLIATGGTAKATAELIQQMGAEVVGFAFIIELKDLGARSLLPDVPIVTLIEY
- a CDS encoding type IV pilin-like G/H family protein, translated to MLKVFVCRLAAVGMVAGLSGIVLPSANLPAVAQSSPSVQPQATSPLHGEWRFNGPTPEESISLLFSPDDKLYFILPDGEGSQIAIQMKYSAQFDTQPSSLDVMASAEDKALTVFELTPDGKLRIDLDVSPGDSRPEKVGENAIAFERVSNATRPPTDLQVIDLTAAPAKTDVPVQFISIILSGQSDFYRKNGKFAASVEELGLATDLETEEYRYQLQPERDSSNNTIVTATPKVEGLPSYAGAIFTSEDKGTSTGGICRSDLPSTTPPLPLSLNRETETLECPSGSSLLK